A single window of Balaenoptera acutorostrata chromosome X, mBalAcu1.1, whole genome shotgun sequence DNA harbors:
- the BEX5 gene encoding protein BEX5 isoform X2: MENVPKESKGEEQVPVQNEEAHPLGGGEGQEPGGNIRGEWAPPAQDFREDMPNRLVNNIDIIDGDADDMERFMEEMRELRRKIRELQLRYSLRILIGDPPHHDHHDEFCLMP; the protein is encoded by the coding sequence atgGAAAATGTCCCCAAGGAAAGCAAAGGAGAGGAGCAGGTTCCAGTGCAGAATGAAGAGGCCCACCCTTTGGGAGGTGGTGAAGGCCAAGAACCTGGAGGAAACATTAGAGGGGAATGGGCTCCACCTGCCCAGGATTTTAGAGAGGATATGCCCAATAGGCTTGTCAATAACATTGACATCATAGATGGAGATGCAGATGATATGGAAAGGTTCATGGAGGAGATGAGAGAGCTAAGGAGGAAAATTAGGGAGCTTCAGTTGAGGTACAGTCTGCGCATTCTTATTGGAGATCCTCCTCACCACGACCATCATGATGAATTTTGCCTTATGCCTTGA